Proteins encoded within one genomic window of Lactococcus garvieae:
- a CDS encoding ribonucleotide-diphosphate reductase subunit beta, whose product MSKKYLYYKAINWNEIEDELDNATWERATSLFWLDTRIPIENDKEKWNNLSTEEQNLLNKSLILLTNLSTFQSIEVCEVIRNSARSQQEVAIFNNIQFTEMVNTKAYNKVLRVFNNNQKQVDELFTWVDNNEKVQKRLETVEAVYRTNDPIKKRFSALCVEGILVYSQLANLLSFWVEKKFVNLGEMIKMIILNESLHCIYLTHKITLLLETASEADAAHFRKWALEQTILTVNQEIELISITGLNNYLKNIAINLIKNEANTVLSSLGIEEHFSVSESTLKNIYPVLNRIRKHDLTPQNVKQVKQVELEKVMSDDDYDF is encoded by the coding sequence ATGAGTAAGAAATATTTATATTATAAAGCAATTAACTGGAATGAAATTGAAGACGAGTTAGATAATGCAACTTGGGAAAGAGCGACCTCTCTCTTTTGGTTAGATACGCGTATTCCAATAGAGAATGATAAAGAAAAATGGAACAATTTAAGTACAGAAGAACAAAATTTACTTAATAAATCATTGATTCTTTTAACTAATTTGTCCACGTTTCAGTCTATAGAAGTATGTGAAGTAATCCGTAATAGTGCGCGCTCACAGCAAGAGGTAGCAATTTTTAATAATATTCAGTTTACTGAAATGGTAAATACAAAAGCATATAACAAGGTTCTCAGAGTCTTTAATAACAATCAAAAACAGGTGGATGAATTATTCACATGGGTAGATAACAATGAAAAAGTACAAAAGAGACTTGAGACGGTTGAAGCTGTATATCGGACAAATGATCCAATTAAAAAAAGGTTTTCAGCCCTATGTGTGGAAGGTATTTTAGTTTATAGTCAGTTAGCAAACTTATTGTCTTTTTGGGTTGAAAAAAAGTTTGTTAATTTAGGTGAGATGATTAAAATGATTATCTTAAATGAATCACTTCACTGTATTTACTTGACACATAAAATTACACTTTTACTGGAAACAGCTAGTGAAGCAGATGCGGCTCATTTTAGGAAATGGGCTCTGGAACAAACTATTTTAACAGTCAATCAAGAAATAGAACTGATTTCAATTACTGGCCTTAATAATTATTTAAAAAACATAGCTATTAATTTAATTAAAAATGAAGCAAATACTGTTTTAAGTAGCTTAGGAATAGAGGAACACTTTTCAGTGTCAGAATCTACCTTGAAAAATATTTATCCAGTATTGAATAGAATAAGAAAACATGATCTAACTCCGCAAAATGTAAAGCAAGTAAAACAAGTAGAATTAGAAAAAGTGATGTCAGACGATGACTATGATTTTTAG